A window of Christiangramia forsetii KT0803 contains these coding sequences:
- a CDS encoding M16 family metallopeptidase — protein sequence MKKHLSSNIWMLLLIVTGFSVAQSNDTQKIPVDPNVKIGKLDNGLTYYIRNNGKPEDKLELRLAIKAGSILENEDQQGLAHFIEHMNFNGTKNFEKNELVDYLQSIGVKFGADLNAYTSFDETVYILPIPSDDSEKLESGFTILEDWAHNALLTEEGIDGERGVVLEEYRLGLGPDKRMMQEYLPKVMYNSRYAERLPIGKKEVIENADYETVRSFYKDWYRPGLMAVIAVGDLDIETIENKIRSHFSNLEARKDPKKREEYDVPNHDETFVAIASDPDANFSQVRIYYKDLDKARDVVTIGDYKEQLEQSMFSSMINNRLDELANSSNPPFTYGFSYYGGTYSPMKNAYQSFAMAGENSQLLALKALVTENERVKRYGFKNSEFERAKKEYLARLEKSFKDRDKQESNRIIGQYVNHFLEDSPIPGTEWTYEFAKNNLDAIKLENINGLINDFLHEENRVVVLTGPEKESVAKITEKQVLAVLNEVGNAEIEEYLEEEVREDLITNMPPKGSITDSKANNELGIITLTLSNGAKVIYKKTDFKNDEILFSAYSEGGTSLYSDEEYQSTVFANAGLGEAGIGGLDKNDLNKMMSGKIVNVRPQIGSYSEGLSGTSTPKDFETMMQMINLYFTGLNKNEEAYQSFVTKQKNFLGNLMSNPNFYFQNELGKFRNEGNPRYTGFPTPEKYDEMDYNLAYTKYQERFADASDFTFFFVGNVDEAQLKDYATKYIASLPSSNSKEVYEAPEFREDTGSKREKTVYKGSDPKSQVSILWNGETEYDKEDEFALTALGEVLTIKLVEQLREEEGGVYGVGARGNMSEIPYDSYSFSISFPCGPENVEKLTNAALAEVEKIRNNGPSQEDLAKIKETFKVQRKEQLKENKFWLDQIEKAEVEGYEITRINQFNDMVEDLEVEDLQKMANKYLDSNYLLGVLMPETEKSSAE from the coding sequence ATGAAAAAACACCTATCCAGCAACATTTGGATGTTGCTTTTGATAGTAACAGGCTTTTCTGTTGCTCAATCAAACGACACACAAAAAATTCCGGTAGATCCCAATGTCAAAATTGGAAAATTAGACAATGGTTTAACCTACTACATCAGGAATAATGGAAAACCGGAGGATAAACTTGAATTAAGGCTTGCCATAAAGGCTGGTTCTATCCTTGAAAATGAAGATCAGCAAGGCCTGGCCCACTTCATTGAGCATATGAACTTTAATGGTACCAAGAACTTTGAAAAAAATGAATTGGTGGATTATCTTCAAAGTATTGGAGTAAAATTTGGAGCAGATCTAAACGCTTACACTAGCTTTGATGAAACAGTTTATATTCTTCCTATCCCAAGTGATGATTCTGAAAAACTTGAAAGTGGTTTTACCATACTCGAGGACTGGGCTCATAATGCGTTGCTTACAGAAGAGGGAATAGACGGTGAAAGAGGCGTTGTACTTGAAGAGTACCGTCTTGGTCTTGGCCCAGATAAAAGAATGATGCAGGAATACCTACCGAAGGTTATGTATAATTCAAGATATGCTGAGAGATTACCTATTGGAAAGAAAGAAGTAATTGAAAATGCAGATTACGAAACCGTAAGAAGCTTTTATAAAGATTGGTATCGCCCGGGATTAATGGCTGTAATTGCTGTGGGAGATCTGGATATTGAAACCATCGAGAATAAAATTAGATCCCATTTCTCAAACTTGGAAGCTCGAAAAGACCCGAAAAAAAGAGAGGAATATGACGTTCCTAATCACGATGAAACTTTCGTTGCAATTGCATCAGATCCCGATGCAAATTTCAGTCAGGTAAGAATCTATTATAAAGATCTGGACAAGGCCAGGGATGTTGTAACTATTGGGGACTATAAGGAGCAATTGGAACAAAGCATGTTCTCTTCTATGATTAACAATAGGTTAGATGAATTAGCAAATTCCTCTAATCCTCCATTTACCTATGGATTCTCTTATTATGGCGGCACATATTCCCCGATGAAAAATGCTTATCAATCATTTGCCATGGCAGGTGAAAATTCTCAGCTCCTAGCCTTAAAAGCTCTGGTTACTGAAAATGAGCGCGTAAAAAGATATGGCTTTAAAAATTCTGAATTTGAGAGAGCAAAGAAAGAATATCTGGCCAGATTGGAGAAATCTTTTAAAGACCGCGACAAGCAGGAAAGCAATAGAATTATAGGTCAGTATGTAAACCATTTTCTTGAGGACTCTCCTATCCCGGGAACAGAATGGACCTACGAATTTGCCAAGAACAATCTTGATGCTATCAAACTTGAAAACATTAATGGTCTAATCAATGATTTTCTTCATGAAGAAAATAGAGTGGTTGTATTAACAGGTCCCGAAAAAGAATCTGTTGCAAAGATAACTGAGAAGCAGGTTCTTGCAGTTCTTAATGAAGTGGGAAATGCCGAGATCGAAGAATATTTAGAAGAGGAAGTTCGTGAAGATCTTATTACTAATATGCCCCCCAAAGGATCTATTACAGATTCTAAAGCAAATAATGAGTTGGGCATTATCACCCTTACTCTTAGTAATGGTGCTAAAGTAATTTATAAAAAAACAGATTTTAAAAATGATGAGATTCTTTTCTCCGCTTATAGTGAGGGAGGAACTTCTTTATATAGTGACGAAGAATACCAGTCAACAGTATTTGCGAATGCCGGACTAGGCGAAGCAGGTATTGGTGGCTTGGATAAGAATGATTTGAATAAAATGATGAGTGGAAAGATTGTGAATGTTCGCCCTCAAATTGGTTCTTATTCAGAAGGTCTTAGCGGAACTTCAACACCGAAAGATTTCGAAACGATGATGCAAATGATTAACCTTTATTTTACAGGTCTTAATAAAAATGAAGAAGCATACCAGTCATTTGTAACCAAGCAGAAAAACTTTCTCGGTAATTTGATGTCCAATCCAAATTTCTATTTTCAGAATGAGTTGGGTAAATTCAGAAATGAAGGTAACCCAAGATATACAGGTTTCCCTACTCCAGAAAAATATGACGAGATGGATTATAATCTGGCTTATACTAAGTACCAGGAAAGGTTTGCAGATGCGTCAGATTTCACATTTTTCTTCGTTGGAAATGTGGATGAAGCGCAATTAAAGGATTATGCGACAAAATATATCGCAAGTTTACCATCTTCAAATTCAAAGGAAGTTTATGAAGCTCCGGAATTTAGAGAGGACACCGGTTCTAAAAGAGAGAAGACCGTATATAAAGGTTCAGACCCTAAAAGTCAGGTTTCCATACTTTGGAATGGAGAAACAGAATACGATAAAGAGGACGAATTTGCTCTTACCGCTCTAGGGGAAGTTCTTACCATTAAGCTTGTGGAACAACTGAGAGAAGAAGAAGGTGGTGTGTACGGTGTAGGCGCTCGAGGAAACATGTCTGAGATTCCTTACGATAGTTATAGCTTTTCCATTTCATTTCCTTGTGGCCCCGAAAATGTAGAGAAATTGACGAATGCGGCATTAGCTGAAGTCGAAAAAATTAGAAATAACGGACCTTCTCAAGAAGATCTTGCCAAGATCAAAGAAACCTTTAAGGTTCAGAGAAAAGAGCAGCTCAAGGAAAACAAATTCTGGCTGGATCAAATTGAGAAAGCAGAAGTTGAAGGATATGAGATAACAAGAATCAACCAATTTAATGATATGGTAGAAGATCTTGAAGTAGAAGATCTTCAAAAAATGGCTAATAAATATCTTGACTCTAACTACTTACTTGGAGTATTAATGCCTGAAACAGAAAAATCTTCTGCTGAATAA